A DNA window from Leopardus geoffroyi isolate Oge1 chromosome A1, O.geoffroyi_Oge1_pat1.0, whole genome shotgun sequence contains the following coding sequences:
- the LOC123597786 gene encoding olfactory receptor 2T29-like has protein sequence MENTWVANHTVQSDFDLVGLFSQSKHPALLCVVIFVVFLMALSGNTMLILLIHYDVHLHNPMYFFITQLSLMDVMYISVTVPKMLMDQVMGVNKISAPECGMQMFLYLTLVGSEFFLLAAMAYDRYVAICHPLRYPILMNHRVCLILVSSCWLLGSVDGFMLTPVTMTFPFCRSREIHHFFCEVPAVMKLSCSDTSIYETLMYLCCVLMLLIPVTVISSSYSFILFTIHRMKSAEGRKKAFATCSSHMTVVILFYGAAMYTYMLPNSYHTPENDMIVSVFYTILTPVLNPLIYSLRNKDVTKALKKMLNVEFVFQETIK, from the coding sequence ATGGAAAACACTTGGGTGGCCAACCATACTGTACAATCAGATTTTGACCTAGTGGGACTCTTCAGTCAATCCAAGCACCCAGCTCTGCTTTGTGTGGtcatttttgtggttttcctGATGGCCTTGTCTGGAAACACCATGCTGATCCTTTTGATACACTATGATGTTCACCTTCATAaccccatgtacttttttatcACTCAGTTGTCTCTCATGGATGTGATGTACATTTCTGTCACTGTGCCCAAGATGCTCATGGACCAGGTTATGGGTGTGAATAAGATCTCAGCCCCTGAATGTGGGATGCAGATGTTTCTCTATTTGACACTGGTAGGTTCAGAATTTTTCCTTCTAGCtgccatggcctatgaccgctatgtggccatctgccaTCCACTCCGTTATCCTATCCTCATGAACCATAGGGTATGCCTCATCTTGGTGTCTTCCTGCTGGTTGCTGGGATCTGTGGATGGATTTATGCTCACTCCTGTCACCATGACCTTCCCCTTCTGCAGATCCCGGGAGATCCATCATTTCTTCTGTGAAGTCCCTGCTGTAATGAAGCTTTCCTGCTCAGACACTTCCATCTATGAGACACTTATGTACTTATGTTGCGTTCTCATGCTCCTCATTCCTGTGACAGTCATTTCAAGCTCCTATTCTTTCATCCTCTTCACCATCCACAGGATGAAGTCAGCAGAGGGGCGGAAAAAGGCCTTTGCTACTTGTTCTTCCCACATGACTGTTGTCATCCTCTTCTATGGGGCTGCCATGTATACCTACATGCTCCCCAATTCCTACCACACCCCTGAGAATGACATGATTGTATCTGTCTTTTACACCATACTCACTCCTGTTCTAAACCCTTTAATTTATAGTCTTAGGAATAAGGATGTTACAAAGgcactaaaaaaaatgttgaatgtgGAATTTGTCTTTCAGGAAACTATAAAGtag